A region of the Clavelina lepadiformis chromosome 9, kaClaLepa1.1, whole genome shotgun sequence genome:
aaaatgagaaaataatgaaatacttttataaaaagttaacGCGTGGGAGGAATATCCGCACGAACTTAGCAGTGAAACAAGATTTCTCTCAAGtccattttaatttattattttattattttattttattttatttattgccgCAGCAAATTCCTAATTGAGAGTAATGATGACaaatacaaaatgacaaaagcGACACCACTCGttcatagacatcttacatATACAACTTACACCCACCATTTAAGCTTAGTATTTAAGTATAGCAAGCCACCTCTGAGGTTGACTTGTATTGAGTTGCCACTGACCTGTCCGCACACTCATCATCTCACTAATGCGGCCACAACCTGACCCTGTGCTCGGTTAAGACCTGTGAGTGGCTTTTTTATCTCTCAGCAAACAAAAGGCCTCCACCTGCCTTTTATGCATTATCTCTGTCTTCCTAATCTGCACAATAGCAGGTTAAGTGCAATCAAAGTCACGATTGATGTTGACGGAACTTGCAGGAATTTGTAGGAAATATCAACCTGGTAATTAATGGTCGAAACATCATCAGGATCTGGTATGGAAATGATTTTTGCtctgaagtttgtttttatacaaCCCTCGATCACTCCTCCCAACATTTCGCTTCcaaattgcttaaaaatgtCAAAGTGTTTTCAACACTGCAGTGAATATATGTATCATGACGTAGTTCACTTCGCTAAACATTGTGCTTCGAGGATGTTTGAAACGTCAGACTTTGGTTTCGTTCGTGTCTTGCGCCCGCGTTTTATAATATCTTAATTCTTTCTCCCGTTTGTTCGTCAATCAGAGCAAAAATATCTGAATTATTGCGAAACTTTCCCTCAAAACATTCACCTTGTTTTTGGAGACGACTTTCCCGACCTGAAACTAATTCCTTGCAGTTACGAATGAACCTGAATCCGCATTAAACGCGGCAGCAGGAAAACTTTTCACCAAAAAAGCAGATCGCGGCCTCTATACCAAGCAATAGATTTCACGAGAGAGGGCAAGATATGATCCAAGTGCAACGACCAAGGAGCGATAATGAGGTAACAATAGTGATTGTTGCGATCGTTTGGAACGCACGATAAGGCTGATGAAAAATCGCCCGCCCCATCGCAACAAAGACCCCCGCAACTTGTCTTTTTTCCTGCAAATAGCATCCAGCGTGTTGCAGCTATATCGGGAGAGATCGCGAGGTCGCGACACCAGAAACCGCCGCTGTCTTTGCATGAGCTTGGTGAAGCAAGATGTGGTCATTGTGACGCGTAAATAACAACAATAGTGACGTAAAGTCTTCACCAAGCAAAGAATATACAACTACACAGCAGGTGTTAACAATTAATCAAGGAACACAACTATACTATTAACAAGCAATCTCAATGCATTTTCAGAAATTACTTTTTAAATGTCCAttgtaaaaagaaaactttgcaaaGTGCAGCCACATTATACTTGTACAAATTGCTATAAGTATAATTGGATTTTCATCCACCAAAAAACAGAGTTCTTAAAGAGCAAATAATTATTGCCAGTTTATTACCAAAAAATTACTTACACAAAACAACGATATGATAGCGAGACCATCTACATTGTTGAAACAAGTCTTCACTTCTGCACATGCGCGATGAAACATGCGAGGTTGGATCGTTGTCAAGACAACTTGGAAACCAAAGCTCACTCGCAATATGgcacaaaatacaaaaactcaacAGACAGGTAAAATACTGAAGAAATGTAGAATTGGCCACGATGACAGGATTCACAAAGTGCTGCTGATTAAACAGTGACAGGGTGACAAAATCTTCATTGTCggattgaaaaatttgcactaggtaaactcggcgatgattTCTAATCGCTCGAACCCAGATCACCGaacttgtttttgtgcaagttcaaACAGAAGCTCGCTTTGTCTGATTGCGAGTCCGTCCATCTAATCGTCCCTATCAAGTCGATAATTACATccgtaaaaaaacaaacaaattcgCGCAAATTGCGCGTTCTCTCTGCTGGAGGTTTTTGATTAACTTTGCACTAGCCTTATCGCGCGTTCCAAAAGATCGCAACAATCGCCATTGTCACCTCATTATCGCTCCTTGGTCGTTGCACTTGGATCATGTCTTGCACTCTCGCATCATATCTTGAAAGTAAGCGCTGAATTGCGAAGAATTACGTGAAGTCTGTTGCTTGGTTGACCGTGATCTcttttttttgttggaaaGTTTTCCTGCTGCTGCGTTTAATGCGGATTCAGGTTCATTCGTAACTGCAAGGAATTAGTTTCAAGTCGGGAAAGTCGTCTTCAAAAACAAGGTGAATGTTTTGAGGGAAAGTTTCGCAATAATTCAGATATTTTTGCTCTGATTGACGAACAAACGGGAGAAAGAATTAAGATATTATAAAACGCGGGCGCAAGACACGAACGAAACCAAAGTCTGACGTTTCAAACATCCTCGAAGCACAATGTTTAGCGAAGTGAACTACGTCATGATACATATATTCACTGCAGTGTTGAAAACACTTTGacatttttaagcaatttgGAAGCGAAATGTTGGGAGGAGTGATCGAGGGttgtataaaaacaaacttcagaGCAAAAATCATTTCCATACCAGATCCTGATGATGTTTCGACCATTAATTACCAGGTTGATATTTCCTACAAATTCCTGCAAGTTCCGTCAACATCAATCGTGACTTTGATTGCACTTAACCTGCTATTGTGCAGATTAGGAAGACAGAGATAATGCATAAAAGGCAGGTGGAGGCCTTTTGTTTGCTGAGAGATGAAAAAGCCACTCACAGGTCTTAACCGAGCACAGGGTCAGGTTGTGGCCGCATTAGTGAGATGACGAGTGTAAGGACAGGTCAGTGGCAACTCAATACAAGTCAACCTCAGAGGTGGCTTGCTATACTTAAATACTAAGCTTAAATGGTGGGTGTAAGTTGTATatgtaagatgtctatgaaCGAGTGGTGTCgcttttgtcattttgtatttGTCATCATTACTCTCAATTAGGAATTTGCTGCGGCAATAAATaacatgaaataataactcACTAAATTAAAATGGACTTGAGAGAAATCTTGTTTCACTGCTAAATTCGTGCGGATATTCCTCCCACGcattaactttttataaaagtatttcattattttctaatttttttgtattttttgtcagATTTCTGCGACtcgttgtaaattttgaacaatctgATTACACTGACATCATCGAAGATAAGCTCAATGGCGTCAACTCGTTATAGAAAACTGGCCATCTTGGGATACCGGACAGCAGGTAAAAGAGCTTCAGAAGgttgatattttaatttttatgtcgCCTTGCTGGTCATTTTACGAACAGAACGAGTCGCACTTCTCAGCCTTCCATATGAACGGCGGTGCATCGCATCATTTATTGTTGGAccgaggaaagtctttgcgcgacttaaactcggcgatgaCGTTGAATTGCTCCAATCTCTGTTACTGAGCTCGTCTTTGCGCAAGTTTCGATTCtgacatatttttttttatttgcataaaagcaaaattttgatgCCATCTGCTAAAATATGTTCCTCATTCTTGTTTTAACGTTTTCctatttttgtgtaattttagctttttgaataaaaatatttattctcTTCAGGAAAAACAGCCATCACTATCCAGTTTGTAAAGAATgagtttgtgacgtcataccgCCCTACAATTGAAGACagtaagtaaaaatattctttGTGCACTTCTTTGAATATGAATTTTACATTTGTTACAATCGTCTTGATATGTCGAAATCATATCTTTCTTATGAGGACCTCATAGCTCACAAATTaagcttaaatttaaaacttattcatgattaaaattgttttttgcagCTTACTATAAAAAGTACACATTGAACGAGCAAAATTACGAACTTGACATCGTTGATACGGCTGGGCAGGTGAGGACGAGAATCTATGAAATTACTTTCAGCTTTGTCTTGGCAATGTCTGATTGTTTGGAATATTCGCTTCTTGTTTTGATCAAACTTTTTATGAAATcttgttaattaaaaattacttAGCCATGACGCAAGacatttaattttgaaattgttaaaattctaatctaaagaaaaattaagGAGGCGATCGCCCTGGCAGTTAGCTTCtacttaaattttaaattatgacgtcactttgcTTTACAAACGACGGCTAAATATTTCAATGTTGGCTTCGTATTTAAACACCAAGTTACACAACATAGGTCAGTTGcgaaaaagtttgaattaattttgtgTCAATCCAGGAAGATTATTCTCTCTTCCCCGTTTCATGTTCATTGGATGTCTATGGTTACGTTCTTGTCTACTCGGTCACATCAGTTAAAAGGTGAGCAACTTTCTTTTGGCGATTGTTCTTTTCAGGACTGTgttattgttacatcacaatgtgTGTGCAAGTGAAATTCAAATATACCTCATGCCATAATATACATACACGTGGTCGTTTTTATAAGAATATATAAACTGGCTAAATAAACTTTTCGAAACTGGCACCATATCAGCAAGAACCATACCTTTTGTGCTGGTTTTGTTAGCTGGTATGCACGTCACTATCACCGTGGGTTGATGtacaaaaacttaaacatGGTGAAACTTAATTATAGGTTTAATTGTGATATCAAATCAATCAAAGCCGCAACTCTTAATTTAGCGTGGGGGTGGTTACCTATGGCAACACACCGGTGCCAGGTTGTCAATGTTGCCTCCAAATTCATCTTTGTATTCACTTTTTTCAGCTTCGAGGTCGTAAAAGTGATCCACGACGAACTCATGGACGTGCTCGGAAGAATCAAGTAAATTTGACCGGATATTTTAACATGATTTTATCCTAACAGCTGTGTTGTGTTTATCGGTCACTTGTAAGATAAAACTGATGACAAGATTTATGTCTAGGATCCCCATCGTCCTCGTCGGGAACAAAACTGATCTCGATCGTGAGAGGAAAGTGAGCACAGAGGAGGGAAGAGAACTTGCTCAAAGCTGGAACGCGATATTTCTCGAGACCTCGGCAAAGGAAGACTCGGTGAGAGTTGTGAGAAAAAGTGCTCAGTTTCCTGCTGACTCAGCAAATTAtagtttaaagttttgtttcatctGAATACGTTAATGCTTTTGTTTGGAACAGTGACGTCAAAGTTGCAATTATGTTACTTATATTGTACATTTCAGGACGTCAAGGCTATCATCGACGGAATCATAAAGGAAATAGAAAAACAAGATGGCGACCTACCCGAAGAGAAAAGTTGCATTGTGTCGTGATGATGACGTCAGAATATGAACAAGATTGACAGTTGGCAACGGAGCCAAGCAGTTGAATATCGTAGCGAGCGTGTAAAAGTCGGAATCCAGCATTGCTGGGATGACGCTGTGATCAAAttccaaattttattttatttttagagcTTTTTGCCTTTTGTGATGCAGtatttttaattgtgacgACACTATACAATGTAAAAATAACGCTGTGCCTTCTATGACCTCACAATAATAAGTCTTAAGTTCAAAGTTGTGAGGGCCTTCGAGTAAAATAGAGACGGCAGAGTGGTTGGGCTGGCATCGCATAAGTTTGTTCAGCAGTGAAAGTTGTCAGATTGTGAAATAGAGATCTTTCGGCTGTTGGCCCAACCTGTTAGAATGGAAACCAAGTTGCATTAAGCTACTGCTTAATGAGAATTGGAGAAGTCGACTTCGTTCATTCAAGTGTAGTCAGCAACTTAGGAACAATAATCTGGTCTAAATGGGTCCATTGTTAAAGTCGCGTGAAATGGGAAAAAGTTATACCTAGCATTTATTTAACTtgtgaaaatacaaaaaaatgcgCCAAGTATAATGACAAGAGTTAAAGCGACGAAAAACTAACACTTTGTGTCTTGCGGAAATCTGTCATTATTTCAACGACCGCATGTTGGCGCCAGAATATCGCATAAAATGAAAGTGCAACTTAAAAGTTTAAGaatcagaaaaatttacaattttgttgTTCATTTTCTGTTGTTGAATACAACCGAAGTTATAATAAAAAGATAATTACCAGAAGTAGTGACACTTCCTGTCAGCTATAGCGACATATTTGAAATCAACAACAACAGAACTTGCAAGATCGAAGCTGTAACTAAAGTTGTCCCttatattacgtcataaaatgtttttaccgCCATCCAATCATCGTCGTCTTGTTAATATTGTCCGAGTATTTACAACATGCTTACGTATAAGCTGATACAAAGTCCGACGAAATCGGCaatgttttgttgcaaaagtAGGCCAGCATGTGAATGTCCTGGTAGTCGGCAAGAAAGTACTCCGGGAATATTATCAGGGCAAGCTCTACTTACTGCGCCTACCACTAGCTATGCCTCATTATAATTTATCTTACTCTACAGTAGTGCCATAAACCTTAGTTAAGGATTCCAAAGATTTTACGCCACAAAAACTGATTATCAATGCCAGATTGCGATGGAATGTGACACAACACGTGTTTTGTGGTAGCACTTCGCATGCTTATTTGTCATGTTAAGTTAATTCATTATGCCATTACATAACTCAGTCTGTGTTACAGACGTGTTACAAAGACGTTCAAACAATTGGATTAAAATTGAATGTCAAACCAAAACATACTcgctttatttaaaaattccCAATTTACTGcatacaattttgaaacgccgttTTATTCGCCTAACCTTCTATTTGCATTATGGTATAATCACTGGGTCGGGAGCAGTCCTATAGTTGGCTAATACCTTTGACAAATGCGGAGACATGTGAAGGTAAATTGCAAATCGTAGCCAACATTCCCCAAACAGCTTGCACACTTTTGCCAATTtggttgaggttttgcattgGTGCTAGTAATAGCCCAAGCATTGAGCCTATGACGCTTGTATACCGGCACACGTTGGTCTTATTCTTGATCTGATATCAGAATTCTTATCCTCGGACCGAAAAAAGCGGTTTGGGAATTAAGAGATGCCAAAAACGTAAATCACCTTGTTCTGAAGTCAAAATGGCAGCGGCCGAATAAACTTCAATGTCACAAATGTTCTGGCCTTTCACCAACTCTGCCAGTTGCTTGCAGTGCCGCTACTTTTCCAACTGCTCCTTGCTCAAACCAACACTCAACTTTGAACTCAGGAACtgtgattgtgacgtcacagtaAGCACAACATCGATCGCTTCGCAGATATCGTCACACTTACGATTAacagacaaagaaaaactcaaatgaaaaaatatggGAATATGATCACATATATCACAACACCGATACATGCTAACTTTTGCACGCTCGCTACGACATTCAACCGCGCGGTTCGGTCGCCAACTGTCAATTACGCaattttgtgacgtcatcatcacGACACTATGCATTTCTTCTCTTCAGGTAGGTTGCCGTCTTGTCTCTCGATTTCCATAATGACTCCTTTAAAGATGGCCTGGACGTCCTGAAATACGCAAAGGTTAAGCAAGTGTAGCAGCTTCAAGCCGCAAAGCTTTtt
Encoded here:
- the LOC143470045 gene encoding GTP-binding protein Rheb-like isoform X2; translation: MASTRYRKLAILGYRTAGKTAITIQFVKNEFVTSYRPTIEDTYYKKYTLNEQNYELDIVDTAGQEDYSLFPVSCSLDVYGYVLVYSVTSVKSFEVVKVIHDELMDVLGRIKIPIVLVGNKTDLDRERKVSTEEGRELAQSWNAIFLETSAKEDSDVKAIIDGIIKEIEKQDGDLPEEKSCIVS
- the LOC143470045 gene encoding GTP-binding protein Rheb-like isoform X1, whose protein sequence is MASTRYRKLAILGYRTAGKTAITIQFVKNEFVTSYRPTIEDTYYKKYTLNEQNYELDIVDTAGQEDYSLFPVSCSLDVYGYVLVYSVTSVKSFEVVKVIHDELMDVLGRIKIPIVLVGNKTDLDRERKVSTEEGRELAQSWNAIFLETSAKEDSVRVDVKAIIDGIIKEIEKQDGDLPEEKSCIVS